A single window of Meiothermus sp. DNA harbors:
- a CDS encoding VWA domain-containing protein produces MSFTWPAFLWLLLLIPLFVGLLIWADRRRERTAEAFADARLLPSVVRQPPKAHVRWPLALQLLALFLLLFAAARPVASPPLPTNKAAIVLAVDTSRSMLAADLNPSRLEAAKATARKFIELAPPTTQIGLVSFSDSASALVMPTTDRQKLLEAIERLKPAQNTSIENAIVTGVRMLPGRKNLKPPAELQPPGLGQPDPLQGVPDLPTLPQTPSPQDLPPGSVVILSDGASNVSTNPGLPTRNSLEIAARFAKNANVKLFTFPMGQPGGTVAQIEGRNYYIPFEPRNLEQLAQATGGKNTYPPTEDALRAIAKELGTVIRWEGTKTEIASLLSAVAALLMILAAGLSLRWQRRVP; encoded by the coding sequence TGCTGATATGGGCCGACCGCCGACGCGAACGCACCGCCGAGGCCTTTGCCGACGCCCGCTTGCTTCCCTCGGTGGTGCGCCAACCCCCTAAAGCCCATGTGCGCTGGCCCCTGGCCCTGCAACTCTTGGCTTTGTTCCTGTTGCTTTTTGCGGCGGCCCGTCCGGTGGCCAGCCCGCCTTTGCCCACCAACAAGGCCGCCATCGTGCTGGCCGTGGACACTTCGCGTTCCATGCTGGCCGCCGACCTCAACCCCAGCCGCCTGGAAGCGGCCAAGGCCACCGCCCGTAAGTTCATCGAGCTAGCACCCCCCACCACCCAGATTGGGTTGGTCAGCTTTTCCGACTCGGCCTCGGCCCTGGTTATGCCCACCACCGATCGCCAAAAGCTTCTCGAGGCCATCGAACGCCTCAAACCCGCCCAGAACACCTCCATCGAGAACGCCATTGTGACCGGGGTGCGGATGCTGCCCGGGCGCAAGAACCTTAAGCCCCCCGCCGAGCTACAACCCCCCGGCCTGGGGCAGCCCGACCCCTTGCAAGGCGTGCCCGACCTACCAACGCTCCCGCAAACCCCGTCTCCCCAAGACCTGCCGCCGGGGAGTGTGGTGATCCTGTCGGACGGGGCTTCCAACGTGAGTACCAACCCTGGGCTGCCCACCCGCAATAGCCTGGAGATTGCGGCCCGATTTGCCAAAAACGCCAACGTCAAGCTCTTCACCTTTCCCATGGGCCAGCCCGGAGGCACCGTAGCGCAAATTGAGGGCCGCAACTACTACATTCCCTTTGAACCAAGGAACCTCGAGCAACTGGCCCAGGCCACGGGTGGGAAGAACACCTATCCGCCGACCGAAGATGCCCTGCGAGCGATTGCCAAAGAGCTGGGCACGGTGATTCGCTGGGAGGGCACCAAGACCGAAATTGCCTCGCTGCTCTCGGCGGTGGCAGCCCTGCTGATGATCCTGGCAGCGGGTCTGAGCCTGCGCTGGCAGCGCCGGGTGCCATAG
- a CDS encoding VWA domain-containing protein: MGFLAPWNLLTLLGLVVLGVVYLRLLRGPSSSHVWYPEAGQLGLVAPRTLGHYLPALAFFLALAMALVATARPTLRLMMPENLAGVILAIENGWSMRQTDIAPNRMVATQAAAKALVEKLPPQVKVGVATFSGYGTLLLPPTTDRNAFRQAIDHLDLGGGYSFTFGLLAALEALPENPPEGVSPGVIVLFSHGHDVSGNDPLKIADEALRRGIKVHAIGVGTHGHNFDEEMLKKVADRTGGRYYPIFSANDLSHAHADLGRVLGWRPQTLEASGILSLLAALLLSLSIGGSALRRQVV, from the coding sequence ATGGGTTTTCTGGCGCCCTGGAACCTGCTGACCCTGTTGGGGTTGGTGGTGCTGGGAGTGGTGTATCTGCGGCTGCTGCGCGGCCCCTCCAGCAGCCATGTGTGGTACCCGGAGGCTGGGCAGTTGGGCCTTGTGGCCCCCAGAACCCTGGGGCATTATCTGCCCGCCCTGGCCTTTTTTCTGGCCCTGGCAATGGCCCTGGTTGCCACGGCCCGCCCCACCCTGCGTTTGATGATGCCCGAGAACCTGGCGGGGGTAATCCTGGCCATCGAGAACGGCTGGTCTATGCGCCAGACCGATATTGCCCCCAATCGCATGGTGGCCACGCAAGCAGCAGCTAAAGCGCTGGTGGAGAAACTTCCACCCCAGGTCAAGGTGGGGGTGGCGACCTTCTCCGGCTACGGCACCCTGCTGCTGCCCCCCACCACCGACCGCAACGCGTTTCGCCAGGCCATAGACCACCTCGACCTAGGGGGGGGCTACTCGTTTACCTTTGGCTTGCTGGCGGCCCTCGAGGCCCTCCCCGAAAACCCACCCGAGGGGGTGAGCCCGGGGGTGATTGTGCTTTTTTCCCACGGGCACGATGTATCCGGCAACGACCCCCTCAAAATTGCCGATGAAGCCCTGCGGCGCGGCATCAAGGTACACGCCATTGGGGTAGGCACGCACGGCCACAACTTCGACGAGGAGATGCTCAAAAAAGTAGCCGACCGTACCGGAGGCCGCTACTATCCCATTTTCTCCGCCAACGATTTGAGCCATGCCCATGCCGACTTAGGCCGGGTGCTGGGCTGGCGGCCCCAGACCCTCGAGGCAAGCGGTATCCTGAGCTTGTTGGCGGCGCTGTTGCTGAGTTTGAGCATCGGCGGGTCGGCTTTGAGACGGCAGGTGGTTTGA
- a CDS encoding VWA domain-containing protein: MVFIWPWALGLLLWIPLLVWLYRRSLRPPAEAVVLHPDVAMLAQASRRAQHWRQHLPAGLYLLALVVAVLALARPTLPVLQADPRAAVVLAVDISRSMQATDVRPNRFEAARAALRTFIRELPAGMRVALVTFSRDAQLVVPLTTDRGRLLEAVDFLDLNLGTAIGDAILESITALPPLSERAEAPDPKSLATIILLTDGRSLAGVDPVEAAQEAARLQIRVHAIGIGRTSDGPVPGLPESYALAAQFDEEALKEIARVGDGQYFFVDSASKLKEAYRNLTRQMTWRIRRDEATAYLTLLAGTLLMLSLGIAQLRRRVV; encoded by the coding sequence ATGGTGTTTATCTGGCCCTGGGCCCTGGGTTTGTTGCTCTGGATACCCCTGCTCGTCTGGCTGTACCGCCGGAGCCTGCGCCCGCCTGCCGAAGCGGTGGTGCTGCACCCGGATGTGGCGATGCTGGCGCAAGCCTCGAGGCGAGCCCAACACTGGCGGCAGCACCTCCCGGCAGGGCTCTATTTGCTGGCGCTGGTAGTGGCGGTTTTGGCCCTGGCCCGCCCCACCCTTCCGGTCTTGCAGGCCGACCCCCGCGCGGCGGTGGTGCTGGCGGTGGACATCAGCCGCTCGATGCAGGCCACCGATGTGCGCCCCAACCGCTTTGAGGCGGCCAGGGCCGCACTGCGAACCTTCATACGCGAGTTGCCAGCGGGAATGCGCGTAGCCCTGGTCACCTTTTCCCGCGATGCCCAACTGGTAGTACCCCTCACCACCGACCGGGGGCGCTTGTTGGAAGCGGTAGACTTCCTGGACTTGAACCTGGGCACCGCCATTGGCGATGCCATTCTGGAGAGCATTACGGCCTTGCCTCCCCTGTCCGAAAGAGCCGAGGCCCCCGACCCCAAGAGTCTGGCCACCATCATTCTGCTCACCGATGGCCGCAGCCTGGCCGGGGTAGACCCGGTAGAAGCCGCCCAGGAAGCCGCCCGTTTGCAGATTCGGGTGCATGCCATCGGCATTGGCCGCACTTCCGACGGCCCGGTGCCGGGGCTGCCCGAATCCTATGCGCTGGCCGCACAGTTCGACGAAGAGGCGCTCAAAGAGATTGCCCGGGTGGGGGACGGCCAGTATTTCTTCGTGGACTCGGCGAGCAAACTCAAAGAAGCCTACCGCAACCTGACCCGACAGATGACGTGGCGTATCCGTCGGGATGAAGCCACTGCCTACCTGACCCTGCTGGCCGGGACGTTGCTGATGTTGAGCCTAGGGATTGCCCAGTTGCGGCGCCGGGTAGTGTAG
- a CDS encoding LON peptidase substrate-binding domain-containing protein gives MKRLPLFPLPETVVFPGLLIPLYIFEERYKQMVRDLLAQSEDQRRFVITLATEAGIREVGGYVDLLAASENPDGTFNIVCRGGERCRVEGVGVFEQNLYQTTLDIPFPLERSARSEEIVAAWDAMEAFRGYVAGVADPQALEEALANLPDDPLYQASFLCVNLRVPALDRQALLEAPSLVARLELAQTLMRQGSLSGSSAEA, from the coding sequence ATGAAGCGCCTTCCCCTGTTCCCCCTGCCCGAGACCGTGGTGTTTCCCGGATTGCTCATTCCGCTCTACATTTTTGAGGAGCGCTACAAGCAGATGGTGCGGGATTTGCTGGCCCAAAGCGAAGACCAGCGCCGTTTTGTGATTACCCTGGCCACCGAAGCGGGTATCCGGGAGGTAGGGGGGTATGTGGATTTGCTGGCCGCTTCGGAAAACCCCGATGGAACCTTCAACATCGTGTGCCGAGGGGGGGAGCGCTGCCGTGTGGAAGGGGTGGGGGTTTTCGAGCAGAACCTATACCAGACCACTTTGGATATTCCCTTTCCGCTCGAGCGCTCCGCCCGCAGCGAGGAGATCGTGGCCGCCTGGGATGCGATGGAGGCTTTTAGGGGCTATGTGGCCGGGGTGGCCGATCCGCAGGCCCTGGAAGAGGCCCTTGCTAACCTGCCCGACGACCCTTTATACCAGGCTTCGTTTTTGTGTGTGAACCTGCGGGTTCCGGCCCTGGATCGGCAAGCCCTGCTGGAGGCTCCTTCGCTGGTAGCGCGGCTCGAGCTTGCCCAAACCCTGATGCGTCAGGGTTCTCTATCGGGCAGCTCTGCCGAGGCCTGA
- a CDS encoding gamma-glutamyltransferase: MKKYAAAAMALLAGALAQPTATGTGGAAATVDALATRAAMEILAQGGNAVDAAVAAAAVLGVTEPYSCGIGGGGFMVIYLAKERRVVTVDHREVAPAYFSPTVFNGPNGQPLPFAERVNSGLSVGVPGTVKGWEEALARYGTLSLGRVLQPAIRVAQQGFTVDATFVAQTQANLERFRYFTSTSALFLPGGAVPAVGSTFRNPDLARTTCCWPQGAAGPSTAGLSPRPSSTPSITPRWPPVLAPIFVRVG, translated from the coding sequence ATGAAAAAATATGCAGCAGCGGCAATGGCTTTGCTGGCAGGGGCCCTGGCCCAGCCCACTGCTACCGGCACCGGCGGAGCGGCGGCTACCGTGGATGCACTGGCGACCCGTGCCGCCATGGAGATCCTGGCCCAGGGCGGCAATGCAGTTGACGCGGCGGTGGCCGCCGCAGCCGTGCTGGGCGTAACCGAGCCTTACTCCTGTGGGATTGGGGGCGGGGGCTTTATGGTGATCTACCTGGCCAAGGAGCGGCGGGTCGTGACCGTGGATCACCGGGAGGTGGCTCCCGCCTACTTTAGCCCCACCGTCTTCAACGGCCCCAACGGTCAACCCCTTCCCTTCGCCGAACGGGTCAACAGCGGCCTTTCCGTGGGAGTACCGGGAACGGTAAAAGGCTGGGAAGAGGCCCTGGCTCGCTACGGCACCCTGAGCCTGGGCCGGGTTCTGCAACCGGCCATCCGGGTGGCGCAGCAGGGCTTTACGGTAGACGCCACCTTTGTTGCCCAGACCCAGGCCAACCTCGAGCGCTTCCGCTACTTCACCTCTACCAGCGCCCTCTTCCTGCCCGGAGGCGCGGTACCTGCGGTGGGCTCCACCTTTCGCAACCCCGATCTGGCCCGCACCACCTGCTGCTGGCCTCAGGGGGCAGCCGGGCCTTCTACAGCGGGCCTATCGCCCAGGCCATCGTCAACACCGTCAATAACCCCCCGGTGGCCCCCGGTGTTAGCGCCAATATTCGTCCGGGTCGGATGA
- a CDS encoding gamma-glutamyltransferase family protein: MVNTVNNPPVAPGVSANIRPGRMTLADLANYEARIRQPVVSTYRGYTIYGMGLPSSGGPTIALALNLLEGYDLKALPRERALHLYLEASRLAFADRNAYMGDPEFVDAPLTGLLSKKYAEERRKAMGERAAEGAVRAGDPYPFQQDPSTPLRPQAQRERWEGESTTHLTVSDKDGNIVSYTFTIESTGGNAMVVPGYGFLLNNELTDFDATAPHPNSPEAFKRPRSSMSPTLVFRDGRPVLALGSPGGATIITTVLQTLVNVLDFGLPIDQALAAPRLSQRNTQTTNVDGGFERTPEAQALAALGHRWAPTGEIGALTAIAFNPDGSVTAAAEPARRGGGSAAVERPR, from the coding sequence ATCGTCAACACCGTCAATAACCCCCCGGTGGCCCCCGGTGTTAGCGCCAATATTCGTCCGGGTCGGATGACCCTGGCCGATCTGGCCAACTACGAGGCCCGCATCCGTCAGCCGGTCGTGAGTACCTACCGGGGCTATACCATTTACGGAATGGGCCTGCCCAGCAGCGGCGGGCCGACCATTGCGCTGGCCTTGAATCTGCTGGAGGGCTACGACCTGAAAGCCCTCCCCCGTGAGCGGGCCCTGCACCTCTACCTCGAGGCTTCCCGCCTGGCCTTTGCCGACCGCAACGCCTATATGGGCGACCCCGAGTTTGTGGACGCACCCCTAACCGGCCTTTTATCCAAAAAATACGCCGAAGAGCGGCGCAAGGCCATGGGCGAGCGGGCCGCCGAGGGAGCAGTGCGGGCGGGGGATCCCTACCCCTTCCAGCAAGACCCCTCCACCCCCCTTCGCCCCCAGGCGCAAAGAGAACGCTGGGAAGGAGAGTCCACCACCCACCTCACGGTTTCCGATAAAGACGGCAATATCGTCTCCTATACCTTCACCATCGAGTCCACCGGCGGCAACGCCATGGTGGTGCCGGGCTATGGTTTTCTGCTCAACAACGAATTAACCGACTTCGACGCTACCGCACCGCACCCCAACAGCCCCGAGGCCTTCAAGCGCCCCCGCAGCAGCATGAGCCCTACCCTGGTGTTCCGCGATGGCAGGCCGGTGCTGGCCCTGGGCTCACCCGGTGGGGCAACCATCATCACCACCGTGCTGCAAACCCTGGTGAATGTGCTGGACTTCGGTCTACCCATCGACCAGGCCCTGGCTGCTCCCCGGCTGAGCCAGCGCAATACCCAGACCACCAACGTGGACGGAGGCTTTGAGCGTACCCCGGAGGCCCAGGCCCTGGCCGCACTGGGCCACCGTTGGGCCCCCACCGGCGAGATAGGCGCCCTGACCGCCATCGCCTTCAACCCCGACGGTTCGGTGACGGCCGCCGCCGAACCCGCGCGGCGGGGCGGGGGCAGCGCGGCCGTGGAGCGCCCCCGCTAA
- a CDS encoding thioesterase family protein produces the protein MKPIPPGYQATFETVVTDEMTVDFEQGDPQLGKLHPVYATYWMAKHMELAGRKIILPFLEAGEEGIGSKVNVDHQASALPGMRVRIVAEHLRTEGNRVHAKCTAWNELGDQIGEGYTEQVILPRAKLLRMFERLQERWQASRSRPAEG, from the coding sequence ATGAAACCCATCCCCCCCGGCTACCAGGCCACCTTCGAGACGGTCGTTACCGACGAGATGACCGTGGACTTCGAGCAGGGCGACCCCCAACTCGGCAAGCTGCACCCGGTCTATGCCACCTACTGGATGGCCAAACACATGGAATTGGCGGGCCGCAAGATCATCCTGCCTTTCCTGGAGGCGGGCGAGGAGGGCATCGGCTCCAAGGTGAACGTGGATCACCAGGCCTCGGCCCTGCCCGGCATGAGAGTACGCATTGTGGCCGAACACCTGCGCACCGAGGGCAACCGCGTACACGCCAAGTGCACCGCCTGGAACGAGCTGGGCGACCAAATTGGCGAGGGCTACACCGAGCAGGTCATCTTGCCCAGGGCCAAGCTTTTGCGAATGTTTGAGCGCTTGCAAGAACGCTGGCAGGCCAGCCGCAGCCGGCCTGCCGAGGGTTGA
- a CDS encoding phenylacetate--CoA ligase, with amino-acid sequence MFQPELETLPRPKLTELQNQRLREQVAYVYERVPFYKQAFDERGLKPGDIRSIEDLPKLPFTKKKDLRDTYPFGMFAVPRSELARIHASSGTTGKPTVVGYTKGDLEVFAEVVARSLAAAGGRPGMMLHNAYGYGLFTGGLGLHGGAEKLGMIVVPISGGMTDRQIMLIQDFKPEMISCTPSYAQTLAEEFKKRGVSPEEISLQYAILGAEPWTEAIRQSVDAGLGVKATNIYGLSEIIGPGVSNEDVNEREGLSYIWEDHFYPEVVDPETGEPLPEGEVGVLVFTTLTKKAMPILRYWTGDLTYITREPGPSGRTHARMAQIRGRTDDMLIVRGVNVYPTQIEAVLKEIPEVAPHYQIVLTREGTMDEVELKLEVSESFFREIGQKILSDEVIEADHRLHNLREKVVKKIKDNVGISVRVSLINPGSAPRSEGGKLKRVADLRKMS; translated from the coding sequence ATGTTTCAACCCGAACTCGAGACCCTTCCCCGCCCTAAACTCACCGAGTTGCAAAACCAGCGCCTGCGCGAGCAGGTGGCCTACGTCTACGAGCGCGTACCGTTTTACAAACAAGCCTTCGACGAACGAGGGCTGAAGCCCGGCGACATCCGGAGTATAGAAGATCTACCCAAGCTGCCCTTCACCAAAAAGAAAGACCTGCGCGACACCTACCCCTTTGGGATGTTTGCGGTGCCCCGCTCGGAGCTCGCCCGCATCCATGCCTCCTCCGGCACCACCGGCAAGCCCACCGTGGTGGGCTACACCAAAGGCGACCTCGAGGTCTTTGCCGAGGTGGTCGCCCGCTCGCTGGCCGCCGCGGGTGGGCGGCCCGGCATGATGCTGCACAACGCCTATGGCTACGGCCTCTTTACCGGCGGGCTGGGCCTGCATGGCGGGGCGGAAAAACTGGGCATGATTGTGGTGCCCATCTCCGGCGGCATGACCGACCGGCAGATCATGCTGATCCAGGACTTCAAGCCCGAGATGATTTCCTGCACCCCCTCGTATGCCCAGACCCTCGCCGAGGAATTCAAGAAACGCGGGGTGAGCCCGGAGGAAATTAGCCTTCAGTACGCCATTCTAGGGGCCGAGCCCTGGACCGAGGCTATCCGCCAGAGTGTGGACGCGGGGCTGGGGGTCAAGGCCACCAACATCTACGGCCTCTCGGAGATTATCGGGCCGGGCGTCTCCAACGAGGACGTCAACGAGCGCGAGGGGCTTTCGTACATCTGGGAAGACCACTTCTACCCCGAGGTTGTAGACCCCGAGACCGGCGAGCCCCTGCCCGAGGGCGAGGTGGGGGTGCTGGTCTTCACCACCCTGACCAAGAAGGCCATGCCCATCCTGCGCTACTGGACGGGCGACCTCACTTACATCACCCGCGAGCCCGGCCCCTCGGGCCGCACCCACGCCCGCATGGCCCAGATTCGGGGCCGCACCGACGACATGCTGATTGTGCGCGGGGTGAATGTTTATCCCACCCAGATCGAGGCCGTGCTCAAGGAGATTCCCGAGGTGGCCCCGCACTACCAGATTGTGCTTACCCGCGAGGGGACGATGGACGAGGTGGAGCTGAAGCTCGAGGTCTCCGAATCCTTCTTCCGGGAAATCGGTCAGAAAATTCTCTCCGACGAAGTGATCGAGGCCGACCACCGGCTACACAACCTGCGCGAAAAGGTGGTCAAAAAAATCAAAGACAACGTGGGCATATCGGTGCGGGTCTCGCTCATCAACCCCGGCAGCGCCCCCCGCAGCGAGGGCGGCAAGCTCAAGCGGGTGGCGGACTTGCGTAAAATGAGTTGA
- a CDS encoding GNAT family N-acetyltransferase has product MSETFLLPEGHGLIRRANRADVPEIVRLLADDPLGQTREAFTDPLPESYYRAFEAIEADPNQFLAVVEQGGRVVGTFQLSFIPGLSRQGAWRAQLEAMRIEYSLRKQGLGQVVMEWAMEYAKARGCTLMQLTTDKTRKDAHRFYQRLGFISSHEGMKLKL; this is encoded by the coding sequence ATGAGCGAGACCTTCTTGTTGCCCGAGGGGCACGGGCTCATTCGCCGGGCTAACCGCGCCGACGTGCCCGAGATTGTCCGGCTCCTGGCCGACGATCCCCTGGGGCAGACCAGGGAAGCCTTTACCGACCCCCTGCCCGAGAGCTACTACCGGGCCTTCGAGGCCATCGAGGCTGACCCCAACCAGTTTTTGGCGGTGGTGGAGCAAGGGGGGCGGGTGGTGGGCACCTTTCAGCTCAGCTTTATTCCCGGCCTGTCGCGCCAGGGGGCCTGGCGGGCACAGCTCGAGGCCATGCGGATCGAGTACTCCCTGCGCAAGCAGGGTCTGGGCCAGGTGGTGATGGAGTGGGCTATGGAATACGCCAAAGCCCGGGGTTGTACCCTGATGCAGCTCACCACCGACAAAACCCGCAAAGACGCCCACCGTTTTTATCAACGCCTGGGCTTCATCTCCAGCCACGAAGGCATGAAGCTCAAGCTATAA
- a CDS encoding SDR family oxidoreductase, translated as MRVLEQFNLNGKTALVTGGSRGLGLEIAQGLREAGARVALLARREGFFEEALRLIPDALPIVGNVQDEHSLESAFARTGPVDILVNAAGVTWGQDVLEVPVEKIREVLDINVTGALLASRIAARQMKTRGYGKILHIASVAGLAGSPSEVMDAAAYSASKGALIALTRDLAVKWGPFGIRVNALAPGFFPTRMTEKLLARTEQLVNERTPLGRIGRPGELAAAALYLCSPASDYVTGQVLAVDGGMTAL; from the coding sequence ATGCGCGTCCTCGAGCAGTTCAACCTGAACGGCAAGACGGCCCTCGTGACCGGGGGTTCGAGGGGCCTGGGCCTGGAGATTGCCCAAGGGTTGCGTGAGGCCGGGGCCCGGGTGGCCTTGCTGGCAAGGCGCGAGGGCTTTTTTGAGGAGGCCCTGAGGCTCATCCCCGACGCCCTGCCCATTGTGGGCAATGTGCAGGACGAGCACAGTCTGGAAAGTGCCTTTGCCCGCACCGGCCCGGTGGACATCCTGGTCAATGCCGCCGGCGTTACCTGGGGCCAGGATGTGCTGGAAGTGCCGGTGGAGAAAATCCGCGAGGTGCTGGATATCAACGTGACGGGGGCTTTGCTGGCCTCGAGGATCGCCGCGCGCCAGATGAAGACCCGGGGCTATGGCAAAATTCTCCACATCGCCTCGGTGGCCGGGCTGGCCGGTAGCCCCAGCGAAGTCATGGATGCCGCTGCTTACTCGGCTTCCAAAGGGGCGCTCATTGCCCTCACCCGCGACCTGGCGGTCAAGTGGGGGCCTTTTGGTATCCGGGTCAATGCCCTAGCGCCGGGTTTTTTCCCCACCCGCATGACCGAGAAACTGCTGGCCCGCACCGAACAGCTTGTAAATGAGCGTACCCCGCTGGGCCGGATTGGCCGCCCAGGCGAGCTGGCTGCTGCCGCCTTATACCTCTGTAGCCCGGCCTCGGACTATGTAACCGGGCAGGTGCTGGCGGTGGATGGGGGCATGACTGCCTTATGA
- a CDS encoding acetyl-CoA C-acyltransferase, with the protein MNMEAYILDAVRTPVGKHGGALASVRPDDLGAIPLKALLERTGIPGSDVEDVYMGCANQAGEDNRNVARMALLLAGLPIAVGGTTINRLCGSGLDAVANAARALMLGEGQVYIGAGVESMSRAPWVMPKAEKAFPTGNVTMFDTTLGWRLVNPRMKELYGTEAMGETAENLAEQYKISREAQDKFALHSHQKAIRAQQSGLLQSQMVPVEITDRKGQKTLVQTDEGPRADTSLEALARLKPVFRQGGSVTAGNSSSLNDGAAAVLLASREYAQAHGLKPMARVRAMAVAGVEPRIMGIGPVPASAKALKRAGLTLQDIGLIELNEAFAAQSLAVLHEWGLEAEDERLNVNGGAIAIGHPLGASGARILTHLVHEMQRRGVQFGLATMCIGVGQGIAMVVESL; encoded by the coding sequence ATGAACATGGAAGCCTATATCCTGGACGCCGTTCGCACCCCGGTCGGCAAGCACGGCGGGGCCCTGGCCTCAGTTAGGCCCGACGACCTGGGGGCCATTCCCCTCAAAGCCCTATTAGAGCGCACCGGCATCCCCGGAAGCGACGTGGAAGACGTGTACATGGGCTGTGCCAACCAGGCCGGCGAGGACAACCGCAATGTGGCCCGCATGGCCTTGCTGCTGGCAGGTTTGCCCATTGCTGTGGGCGGCACCACCATCAACCGCCTGTGTGGCAGCGGGCTCGACGCTGTGGCGAACGCAGCCCGGGCCCTGATGCTGGGCGAGGGCCAGGTGTACATCGGCGCGGGTGTCGAGAGCATGAGCCGGGCCCCATGGGTGATGCCCAAGGCCGAGAAGGCTTTTCCCACCGGCAACGTCACCATGTTCGACACCACCCTGGGCTGGCGGCTGGTGAACCCCAGAATGAAGGAACTCTACGGCACCGAGGCCATGGGCGAGACCGCCGAAAACCTGGCCGAGCAGTATAAAATCTCCCGCGAGGCCCAGGACAAGTTTGCCCTGCACTCGCACCAGAAGGCCATCCGGGCCCAGCAGAGCGGGCTGCTGCAAAGCCAGATGGTGCCGGTGGAGATTACAGACCGCAAGGGCCAGAAAACCCTCGTCCAGACTGACGAAGGCCCCAGGGCCGACACCAGCCTCGAGGCCCTGGCCAGGCTCAAGCCGGTATTCAGGCAGGGGGGCAGTGTAACCGCAGGTAACTCTTCCTCGCTCAACGACGGCGCTGCGGCGGTGTTGTTGGCTTCCCGCGAATACGCCCAGGCCCACGGGCTGAAACCCATGGCCCGGGTTCGGGCCATGGCGGTAGCGGGAGTGGAACCCCGCATTATGGGCATCGGGCCGGTGCCAGCTAGCGCCAAAGCCCTGAAGCGGGCCGGGCTCACCCTCCAGGACATCGGCCTAATTGAGCTGAACGAGGCTTTCGCCGCACAAAGCCTGGCCGTGCTGCACGAATGGGGCCTCGAGGCCGAAGACGAACGGCTCAACGTGAATGGGGGCGCGATTGCCATCGGACACCCCCTGGGGGCCTCGGGGGCCCGCATCCTGACCCACCTGGTGCACGAGATGCAGCGCCGGGGGGTGCAGTTTGGCCTGGCCACCATGTGTATCGGGGTGGGGCAGGGCATCGCCATGGTGGTGGAAAGCCTGTAG
- the paaI gene encoding hydroxyphenylacetyl-CoA thioesterase PaaI, with translation MTTTDPYMQLLGLETLRVEAGKAVVAARVRPEHLNIHGSCHGGFLYSLADAAFALASNSHGTPAVALSTQMQYFKAVKAGDRLEAHASEENLGRRTATYRIEIRSEGRVVALFTGTVFRLEEKT, from the coding sequence ATGACCACCACCGATCCCTACATGCAGTTACTGGGCCTGGAAACCCTGCGGGTTGAAGCCGGAAAAGCTGTGGTGGCCGCCCGTGTGCGGCCCGAGCACCTCAATATCCACGGCTCTTGCCATGGTGGTTTTCTGTACAGCCTGGCCGATGCGGCCTTTGCGCTGGCCTCCAACTCCCATGGTACGCCCGCCGTGGCCCTCTCTACCCAGATGCAGTATTTCAAGGCGGTCAAGGCGGGAGACCGGCTCGAGGCCCACGCCAGCGAAGAGAACCTGGGCCGCCGCACCGCGACCTACCGCATCGAAATCCGCAGCGAGGGGCGGGTGGTGGCGCTTTTTACCGGCACGGTTTTTCGCCTCGAGGAAAAGACCTGA